A window from Plodia interpunctella isolate USDA-ARS_2022_Savannah chromosome 2, ilPloInte3.2, whole genome shotgun sequence encodes these proteins:
- the LOC128679486 gene encoding uncharacterized protein LOC128679486 isoform X2 yields the protein MANILDVATEDNLQYQFFPVAHGSVTFKVRAANDAHIALTVGPQESDPMYEVFIGGWGNTKSVIRRNRTKPEKVEIETPDILNGGEFRGFWVRWDGGIISAGRENEVIPFISWTDPEPFPIGFVGVCTGWGASGSWKIEAPPSAPTHAALYANPPGYGGPGGAGVWADSAGGQVPPGAVIGGQDASGEPLYVARAVHEGATVPGKLVASHGCAYVPWGGREHGKPEYQVLVGGPNNWVPTSGSNVPPGAFPGGESEDGETLFVGRVRHEGSVTTGKVQQSHGVCYISFGGQELGFPEYEILMP from the exons ATGGCTAATATTTTAG ATGTAGCTACGGAGGACAACCTCCAGTACCAATTCTTCCCCGTGGCCCACGGGTCCGTTACCTTCAAAGTGCGAGCTGCCAACGACGCACACATTGCCCTCACCGTAGGCCCACAAGAATCAGACCCTATGTATGAG GTCTTCATCGGTGGCTGGGGCAACACAAAGAGTGTTATCAGGAGAAACAGAACCAAACccgaaaaagtagaaattgaAACTCCTGATATATTGAATGGGGGAGAATTCCGTGGATTCTGGGTACGATGGGACGGTGGCATCATATCCGCTGGCCGGGAAAATGAAGTAATTCCATTCATCTCATGGACTGACCCCGAGCCATTCCCGATCGGCTTTGTAGGTGTGTGCACAGGATGGGGAGCATCTGGCTCATGGAAGATTGAAG CACCTCCATCTGCGCCTACGCACGCAGCTCTGTACGCAAATCCCCCGGGCTATGGAGGCCCTGGTGGGGCCGGAGTGTGGGCTGACTCTGCCGGAGGCCAAGTGCCGCCCGGCGCCGTCATCGGAGGCCAAGACGCGTCTGGAGAACCTCTCTACGTAGCCAGGGCAGTGCACGAGGGCGCCACTGTACCAGGAAAGCTGGTCGCATCCCACGGATGCGCATACGTGCCTTGGGGAGGAAGAGAACATGGAAAACCTGAGTATcag GTGCTGGTAGGCGGACCTAACAACTGGGTCCCAACGAGCGGCTCAAACGTGCCCCCTGGAGCCTTCCCAGGAGGAGAATCCGAAGATGGAGAAACCCTGTTCGTGGGCAGAGTCCGCCACGAGGGCAGCGTCACCACGGGCAAGGTGCAGCAGTCCCACGGGGTCTGCTACATCTCCTTCGGAGGTCAAGAACTCGGCTTCCCTGAGTACGAAATCCTCATGCCCTAA
- the LOC128679486 gene encoding uncharacterized protein LOC128679486 isoform X1 → MANILDVATEDNLQYQFFPVAHGSVTFKVRAANDAHIALTVGPQESDPMYEVFIGGWGNTKSVIRRNRTKPEKVEIETPDILNGGEFRGFWVRWDGGIISAGRENEVIPFISWTDPEPFPIGFVGVCTGWGASGSWKIEEGAEFDTPDKLEYKFGPVATGLLEFEYRGPHNCHVLLGSAPGEVNPMYEVILGGWENSQSVIRNCREKPDKVTIPTPGLMNPNEFRKFLIEWKCGRLLVRQGSDGAVMMEWVDPSPFPVTHFGVRTGYGARGNWRISHFSKQGQIPPPSAPTHAALYANPPGYGGPGGAGVWADSAGGQVPPGAVIGGQDASGEPLYVARAVHEGATVPGKLVASHGCAYVPWGGREHGKPEYQVLVGGPNNWVPTSGSNVPPGAFPGGESEDGETLFVGRVRHEGSVTTGKVQQSHGVCYISFGGQELGFPEYEILMP, encoded by the exons ATGGCTAATATTTTAG ATGTAGCTACGGAGGACAACCTCCAGTACCAATTCTTCCCCGTGGCCCACGGGTCCGTTACCTTCAAAGTGCGAGCTGCCAACGACGCACACATTGCCCTCACCGTAGGCCCACAAGAATCAGACCCTATGTATGAG GTCTTCATCGGTGGCTGGGGCAACACAAAGAGTGTTATCAGGAGAAACAGAACCAAACccgaaaaagtagaaattgaAACTCCTGATATATTGAATGGGGGAGAATTCCGTGGATTCTGGGTACGATGGGACGGTGGCATCATATCCGCTGGCCGGGAAAATGAAGTAATTCCATTCATCTCATGGACTGACCCCGAGCCATTCCCGATCGGCTTTGTAGGTGTGTGCACAGGATGGGGAGCATCTGGCTCATGGAAGATTGAAG AGGGCGCTGAATTCGATACCCCGGACAAGCTCGAGTATAAATTCGGTCCTGTGGCTACCGGACTACTGGAATTTGAATATCGCGGACCACACAACTGCCACGTACTTTTGGGCAGTGCTCCTGGTGAAGTAAACCCTATGTACGAAGTCATTCTTGGTGGTTGGGAGAACAGCCAGTCTGTCATCAGAAACTGCAGAGAAAAGCCGGATAAG GTCACGATCCCGACGCCTGGATTGATGAATCCGAATGAGTTCAGAAAATTCCTAATTGAGTGGAAGTGTGGCAGGCTTCTTGTTCGTCAAGGGTCAGACGGCGCAGTGATGATGGAGTGGGTGGACCCCAGCCCCTTCCCTGTCACGCACTTTGGCGTCCGCACCGGCTATGGCGCAAGAGGCAACTGGCGAATCAGCCACTTTTCCAAACAAGGACAAATCC CACCTCCATCTGCGCCTACGCACGCAGCTCTGTACGCAAATCCCCCGGGCTATGGAGGCCCTGGTGGGGCCGGAGTGTGGGCTGACTCTGCCGGAGGCCAAGTGCCGCCCGGCGCCGTCATCGGAGGCCAAGACGCGTCTGGAGAACCTCTCTACGTAGCCAGGGCAGTGCACGAGGGCGCCACTGTACCAGGAAAGCTGGTCGCATCCCACGGATGCGCATACGTGCCTTGGGGAGGAAGAGAACATGGAAAACCTGAGTATcag GTGCTGGTAGGCGGACCTAACAACTGGGTCCCAACGAGCGGCTCAAACGTGCCCCCTGGAGCCTTCCCAGGAGGAGAATCCGAAGATGGAGAAACCCTGTTCGTGGGCAGAGTCCGCCACGAGGGCAGCGTCACCACGGGCAAGGTGCAGCAGTCCCACGGGGTCTGCTACATCTCCTTCGGAGGTCAAGAACTCGGCTTCCCTGAGTACGAAATCCTCATGCCCTAA
- the LOC128679495 gene encoding uncharacterized protein LOC128679495, which translates to MGDLIELTTVPQAKVAFYKVPSGGLKFDIKGSEGAIIALAKEININHCDYLIVLGHFFKSWIQKSYKDAVVENTPNLLSPDEYRSFWILWDSQSIRVGKAGESNPFLCYKNVVQPLHYVTFAVKGGRTPISWRFELPPEIPRPQLKSLCGGEPRWVPVGNQLPHGAVIGGYENGSLYIIRANHQGALTPGKFVPSEGLAYIPWGSVAHEKEDFEVLVGYNYIWVASSEAKIPVGAVVGGFSEYDIREVLYIGRAKQGDHIIPGKVHPSHKVCYVPYEGRECAHREYEILVSLEVNNRCSNNIFYPPDIINTGNPRSIDSDEEME; encoded by the exons ATGGGCGATTTAATTG AACTCACCACTGTTCCTCAGGCAAAAGTAGCATTTTATAAAGTTCCTTCTGGTGGTCTGAAATTTGATATCAAAGGGAGTGAGGGTGCTATCATTGCATTagcaaaagaaattaatataaaccaTTGTGATTATTTG atagtgCTGGGACATTTCTTTAAATCTTGGAttcaaaaatcatataaaGATGCTGTTGTAGAAAATACACCAAATTTATTAAGTCCTGATGAGTACAGGAGCTTTTGGATCTTATGGGATTCACAGTCTATCCGCGTGGGGAAAGCCGGAGAATCAAATCCTTTTCTCTGTTATAAGAATGTAGTGCAGCCACTTCATTATGTAACATTTGCTGTAAAAGGTGGAAGGACACCCATTTCTTGGAGATTTgaat TGCCGCCTGAAATACCAAGACCACAGCTGAAATCACTGTGTGGGGGTGAACCTAGGTGGGTTCCAGTCGGGAACCAACTTCCTCACGGAGCTGTTATCGGCGGCTATGAAAATGGCtctctatatattataagagCCAATCATCAGGGTGCACTGACCCCTGGGAAATTTGTTCCGTCAGAAGGATTAGCCTATATACCATGGGGATCTGTAGCACATGAAAAAGAGGACTTTGag GTTTTAGTTGGATACAATTATATTTGGGTCGCCTCATCCGAAGCGAAAATTCCAGTTGGAGCAGTTGTCGGTGGATTTTCAGAATATGATATAAGAGAAGTGTTATACATTGGCCGTGCAAAACAGGGTGACCATATTATACCAGGAAAGGTACATCCATCACACAAAGTGTGTTATGTGCCGTATGAAGGCAGAGAATGCGCTCATCGTGAATACGAAATCCTAGTATCACTTGAAGTCAACAATAGATGTtccaacaatatattttatcccccagatattataaatactggTAATCCAAGATCTATAGATAGTGATGAAGAGATGGAATAA